The Streptomyces cyanogenus DNA segment GCGTACACCGACCCGGCGGACTCCTGGACCGTCTGGTGCTGCGACTCGATCCGCAGATCGGGCGTCTCCGGCTCCTCGTACGGGTCGTCCACGCCCGTCAGCCCGGACAGCTCGCCCGCGGCCTGTTTGGCGTACAGGCCCTTCACGTCCCGCACGCTGCACACCTCGACCGGGGTCGCCACATGGATCTCCAGGTACGGCGTCCCGTTCTCCTCGTGCCGCTTGCGGACCGCGTCCCGGCTGTCCGTGTACGGCGCGATCACCGGCACCAGCGCCTTGACGCCGTTACGGGCCAGCAGCTCGGCGACGAAGCCGATGCGCTGCACGTTGGTGTGCCGGTCCTCCCGGGAAAAGCCGAGGCCCGCCGAGATGAACTCGCGGATCTCGTCGCCGTCGAGCACCTCGACACGGTGGCCCTCGGCACGCAGCCGGTTCGCCAGCTCGTACGCGATGGTGGTCTTGCCGGCGCTCGGCAGACCCGTGAGCCAGACGGTGGCTCCGGTCGTCACGTGGTTCTCCTGAATCGCAGTGGTCGTGTCGGTCACAGCAGGGGCGACGGCAGCCGCGGACGACGTGTGCGTCGCTGTGTGCGCCGTCATCCGTGCAGCCCGCACTCGGTCTTGGCGCGGCCCGCCCAGCGGCCGGCCCGCGCGTCCTCGCCCTCCAGGACCCGGCGGGTGCACGGGGCGCAGCCGACGGAGGCGTAGCCGTCCATCAGCAGCGGGTTGGTGAGCACGCCGTGTTCGGTGACGTACGCGTCCACGTCGTCCTGGGTCCAGCGGGCGATCGGCGAGATCTTGACCTTCTGCCGCTTCTCGTCCCAGCCGACGACCGGGGTGTTCGCCCGGGTCGGGGACTCGTCGCGGCGCAGGCCCGTCGCCCACGCCTGGTAGTCCTTCAGGCCCTCTTCCAGCGGCTTCACCTTGCGCAGCCTGCAGCACAGGTCGGGGTCGCGGTCGTGCAGCTTCGGGCCGTGTTCGGCGTCCTGCTCGGCGACCGTCTGCCGCGGCGTGAGGGTGATGACGTTGACGTCCATCACGGCCTCCACGGCGTCCCGGGTGCCGATGGTCTCCGGGAAGTGGTAGCCGGTGTCGAGGAAGACGACGTCGACGCCCTTCAGTACCCGCGAGGCGAGATGGGCGACCACCGCGTCCTCCATGGAGGAGGTGACGCAGAACTTCTTCCCGAAGGTGTCCACCGCCCACTGGAGGATCTCCAGCGCGGAGGCGTCCTCCAGCTCACGGCCCGCCTGCTCGGCGAGTGCCTTCAGCTCCTCGGTCGTACGCTCCTGCTGAGCCGTCGTCATATCCGGTCATCCCCTCCGTTGTCGGCTCGCTGCAGCCCCCGGGCCAGCAGCCCGAGGAACTTCAGCTGGAATGCGCGGTTGCACGCCCCGCATTCCCAGGCGCCGTGGCCCTGCTCGTGCGGACGCAGGTCCTCGTCACCGCAGTAGGGGCAGTGGAAAGGCGCCGCACGCTCGCTCACGACAGCGCCTCCTCGGAAGCTCGCGACGCCCAGGTGGCGAACCGCTCGCCGTCCTCGCGTTCCGCCTGGTAGCGCTTGAGCACCCGCTCGATGTAGTCGGGCAGCTCCTCGGCGGTGACCTTCAGGCCGCGCACCTTGCGGCCGAAGCCCGGCTCCAGGCCCAGCGCGCCGCCGAGGTGCACCTGGTAGCCCTCGACCTGCTCGCCCCGGTCGTCGAGGACCAGCTGACCCTTGAGACCGATGTCCGCGACCTGGATACGGGCGCAGGCGTTCGGGCAGCCGTTGAGGTTGATGGTGAGCGGCTCGTCGAAGTCCGGCAGCCGGCGCTCCAGCTCGTCGATCAGCTGCGAGCCGCGCTGCTTGGTCTCCACGATGGCGAGCTTGCAGAACTCGATGCCGGTGCAGGCCATCGTGCCGCGCCGGAAGGAGGACGGCCGCGCGGTGAGGTCCAGCGCCTCCAGGCCCTCCACCAGCGAGTCGACCTGGTCCTGCTCGACGTCGAGGATGATCATCTTCTGCTCGACGGTGGTGCGGACCCGTCCCGAGCCGTGCGCCTCGGCGAGGTCGGCGACCTTCGTCAGGGTGGCCCCGTCGACCCGGCCGACGCGCGGCGCGAAACCGACGTAGAACCGGCCGTCCTTCTGCCGGTGCACACCGATGTGGTCACGCCACTGCTGCACCGGCTGCTCGGGGGCGGGCCCGTCGGTCAGCTTGCGGCCCAGGTACTCGTCCTCCAGCACCTGCCGGAACTTCTCCGCGCCCCAGTCGGCGACGAGGAACTTCAGCCGGGCCCGGTTGCGCAGTCGCCGGTAGCCGTAGTCGCGGAAGATCGAGATGACGCCCTCGTAGACGTCCGGGACCTCGTCGATCGGCACCCAGGCACCGAGCCGCACGCCCAGCTTGGGGTTGGTGGACAGACCGCCGCCGACCCACACGTCGAAACCCGGCCCGTGCTCGGGGTGGCGTACGCCGACGAACGCGACGTCGTTGATCTCGTGCACCACGTCCAGCAGCGGCGAACCCGAGATGGCCGTCTTGAACTTCCGCGGCAGGTTCGAGTACGCCTTGTTGTTCAGGACGCGGCGCTTCATCTCCTCCAGCGCCGGCGTGGCGTCGATGATCTCGTCCTCGGCGATGCCCGCCACCGGGGAGCCGATCATCACACGCGGGGTGTCACCGCAGGCGGTGACCGTGGACAGGCCCACGCCCTCCAGCCGGTCCCAGATCTCGGGCACGTCCTCGATCCGGATCCAGTGGTACTGGACGTTCTGCCGGTCGGTGATGTCCGCCGTGCCGCGCGCGAACTCCTGCGAGATCTCGCCGATCACCCGCAGCTGCCGCGTGGTGAGCGCCCCGCCGTCGATGCGCACGCGCAGCATGAAGTACTCGTCGTCCAGCTCCTCCGGCTCCAGGATCGCGGTCTTGCCGCCGTCGATCCCGGGCTTGCGCTGGGTGTACAGCCCCCACCAGCGCATCCGGCCGCGCAGGTCGTTCGGGTCGATCGAGTCGAAGCCGCGCTTGGAGTAGATCGTCTCAATGCGTGTCCGCACATTGAGACCGTCGTCGTCCTTCTTGAACTGCTCGTTGCCGTTGAGGGGCGTGAAGTGGCCAACGGCCCACTGGCCCTCACCGCGGTGACGGCTCACCTTGCGGCGGGGCGCGGAGGCGGCAGGGTTCTGTGGGGTGGCGGCCATGGGTGTACGTCCTTCGGGACAGGCGGGAATTCGGCTCTGACCTGCGCGTACGTGCGCATGCGGGCATAGGTGCGCGCCATTGCGCAAGCGTGATCAGGTACGGGGAATGAACGGCAGTGCTGGGGCGTCAGCTCGCCGGACAGATGGCGCTGGACATGCGGCCGAGGTCGACGTGCCGCCGACTCACCAAGGCAATTCCAGTTCCAGGCATGACGGAAGCGTGTCACGGCGATCTGGACACAGTCCAGCTTTATCCATCATGCGGACACCCTTGTCCCGGAATATGGGACAAGGGTGTCGTCGCTCACATGCGCTGCGGGAAGGCTTGTCCCGCAAGGTCAGGCGGGGTATGCCCCGGGCCACGGCCCCGGCGTGGGCGTGTCCGGCTCCAGCTCCACCTTGGTGTCGAACAGCTTGAAGCCGCGCCGCTGGTAGTTGTCCATCGCGAAGTCGCCGTCCTTGCTGCACGTGTGCAGCCACACCCGCTTGGTCGGCGTCCGACCCGGCCACCGCTCGGCCAGGTCCCAGGCCCGCGCCGTGCCGTACGCCAGCAGGTGCCCGCCGATGCGCCGGCCGCGGAAGGCGGGGATCAGCCCGAAGTAGGCGATCTCGACCACGCCCTCGTCCTGCGGGTCCAGCTCCACGAAGCCGGCCGGGGTACCGCGGTCGTAGGCCACCCAGGTCTCCACGCCGGGCCGCTCCAGGTACTCCTGCCACCGCGCGTACGACCAGCCCAGCCGGTCGGTCCACCGGATGTCGCCGCCGACCGAGGCGTACAGGAAGCGGCTGAACTCGGGGGAGGGCACCTCGGCACGGACGATCCGGACGTCGCCGTCGGGGGCGGCGGCGGGCAGGAGATCGGCCGGAGAGGTCTGCTCCAGGGACCACGTGGTGACAGGAACGCTGCTCATGCGGGCCAGGGAACCACTCCCCGGCCCGGTCTGTCGATCGGCGCCGGGGAACGCGGCCGGCCCCCGGGCCGGCAGGGGTCGTGCGGTTGGGTTCGGGGTGTGGTGGTGGTCGGTCGGCGGCGGTGCGTACGGCATTCGGTCCGGCAGGGGCCGCGCGGGTCAGTCCACGGCGCGGTCGAGGTCGGCCAGCGGCAGTGCGAACAGCATCCGGTCCGACAGCGACCAGACCTCCCCGGTCGCCTGCCAGTAGGAGAGGGAGCCCGCGTCCCGCGCCCAGCAGCGGTCCGAGGCGTCGGCGCCGCAGCGGGCCGCCTTGGCTCCGGCGGTGTCCTGCCGCCACAGCCCGCCGTGCCCGTCCTGCGACCCGGGCAGCCGTCCCACATACCAGGACGGCCCGTCTGCTCCCGGCTTCCGGTACGACAGCACGCCCCGGATCCCGGTCGCCCGGGTCCGGTACGCCTCCACCGCGTCCGCCCGCCCCCGGGCGTCCGTGGCGAGCAGCCCGGGACGCGCCGGGTCGGTGCTGAACGCGTACCGCCACAGCCGGCCGTGCCGGTCGCCGTCCGGCGCCGTCCACTCCGCGGCGACCAGGCTGTCGGGCGCCGTACCCCGGTCCAGGGCGAGCGCGCCCGGACAGGGCGGGCCGGCGGCGGCGCAGCGGCCGGCGGTGAAGCGGTACGAGCCGACCGCGGGCAGGACGTAGCGGTAGCCGTCGGCGGACCAGCCGCCGGGCACCCGGCCGATCGCGGGGCCGTCCACGGTGGTGCGCTGGATGCGGTCGAGGTCGTAGACGTAGAGCGCGTCGGCGCTGCCGGCCGTGGTGGTGACCAGCAGTTTGTTCTCGTACCAGACCATGCCGGAGATCCCGGAGGCCAGGCCCCGGTAGTCCCGGCCGCCGTCGACCGGGACGACCAGCAGAGCCCAGCGGTAGGCGAGCTGCGCCGGGTCGTCCGCGTCGACGATGGCGACCCGGGCGAGGCCCCGCTCGGCGGGGCGGCCGGCGGTGGTGCTGTGGGTCCAGCCGGCCAGGACCACCCGGTGGGTGCCCCAGACACCGTCGTCGTCGGCGTCCCCGGAGGTGGTCACCGAGGCGGGTCGCCAGGCGTCGGATGCGGTGTCGGCCGGGTCCCAGCAGTAGGCGCGGGCCGCGGAGGGGGCGACGGGCAGGGACGCGCGGTCGCCGGACGGGCAGTCGGCGGACTCGCGCAGTCCGCGGTCGGCGTTGCGCAGCACCTCGTCCACGCCGACCGGGCGGCCCATCGCGGTGGCGAGCCGGTCCAGCGTGCGGGCGGGTACCAGGTGCTCCTGGAGCCGGAGCGGGCCGGTGTCCGCGGGGGAGGCCAGCGGCTTCAGTGCGCCCGGGCCCTCGCCGACCTCGG contains these protein-coding regions:
- a CDS encoding putative leader peptide, which translates into the protein MPGTGIALVSRRHVDLGRMSSAICPAS
- a CDS encoding phosphoadenylyl-sulfate reductase; the protein is MTTAQQERTTEELKALAEQAGRELEDASALEILQWAVDTFGKKFCVTSSMEDAVVAHLASRVLKGVDVVFLDTGYHFPETIGTRDAVEAVMDVNVITLTPRQTVAEQDAEHGPKLHDRDPDLCCRLRKVKPLEEGLKDYQAWATGLRRDESPTRANTPVVGWDEKRQKVKISPIARWTQDDVDAYVTEHGVLTNPLLMDGYASVGCAPCTRRVLEGEDARAGRWAGRAKTECGLHG
- the cysC gene encoding adenylyl-sulfate kinase; translated protein: MTAHTATHTSSAAAVAPAVTDTTTAIQENHVTTGATVWLTGLPSAGKTTIAYELANRLRAEGHRVEVLDGDEIREFISAGLGFSREDRHTNVQRIGFVAELLARNGVKALVPVIAPYTDSRDAVRKRHEENGTPYLEIHVATPVEVCSVRDVKGLYAKQAAGELSGLTGVDDPYEEPETPDLRIESQHQTVQESAGSVYALLSERGLA
- a CDS encoding nitrite/sulfite reductase codes for the protein MAATPQNPAASAPRRKVSRHRGEGQWAVGHFTPLNGNEQFKKDDDGLNVRTRIETIYSKRGFDSIDPNDLRGRMRWWGLYTQRKPGIDGGKTAILEPEELDDEYFMLRVRIDGGALTTRQLRVIGEISQEFARGTADITDRQNVQYHWIRIEDVPEIWDRLEGVGLSTVTACGDTPRVMIGSPVAGIAEDEIIDATPALEEMKRRVLNNKAYSNLPRKFKTAISGSPLLDVVHEINDVAFVGVRHPEHGPGFDVWVGGGLSTNPKLGVRLGAWVPIDEVPDVYEGVISIFRDYGYRRLRNRARLKFLVADWGAEKFRQVLEDEYLGRKLTDGPAPEQPVQQWRDHIGVHRQKDGRFYVGFAPRVGRVDGATLTKVADLAEAHGSGRVRTTVEQKMIILDVEQDQVDSLVEGLEALDLTARPSSFRRGTMACTGIEFCKLAIVETKQRGSQLIDELERRLPDFDEPLTINLNGCPNACARIQVADIGLKGQLVLDDRGEQVEGYQVHLGGALGLEPGFGRKVRGLKVTAEELPDYIERVLKRYQAEREDGERFATWASRASEEALS
- a CDS encoding GNAT family N-acetyltransferase, translating into MSSVPVTTWSLEQTSPADLLPAAAPDGDVRIVRAEVPSPEFSRFLYASVGGDIRWTDRLGWSYARWQEYLERPGVETWVAYDRGTPAGFVELDPQDEGVVEIAYFGLIPAFRGRRIGGHLLAYGTARAWDLAERWPGRTPTKRVWLHTCSKDGDFAMDNYQRRGFKLFDTKVELEPDTPTPGPWPGAYPA